The following are encoded in a window of Collinsella aerofaciens genomic DNA:
- a CDS encoding PTS transporter subunit EIIC, producing MTNKELAQKLLDLLGGKDNVLANAACMTRLRVTVKDTGNVDTEGIKALDGVMGLVEDDTMQIVLGPGKVNKVLEEFSKLTGLAKGVADESVVDAAATNKAAQKAKYESKPVQAFLKKISNVFVALLPGIIAAGLINGICNVINVSTAGALAGEWWYQGIRSMGWALFAYLPILVGYNAAREFGGSAALGGIAGMMCIANSAMPLLAPGAADPATAILLPLTNAQYNPAAGGMIAALIAGAFFAWMERQIRKVMPNALDTFLSPLLVLIIGAFALMLVIQPVGAWLTTAIFSVLTFIFEKLGVLGGYILSAGFLPLVSVGLHQALTPIHAMLNDPDGATKGINYLLPILMMAGGGQVGAGLALYFKTKNAKLKKYVAESIPVGILGVGEPLMYAVTLPLVRPFVTACLGAGFGGALAALLHIGTVSQGVSGLFGLLIVVPGQQLGYVAAMLLAYAAGFVLTWFFGVDEQKINEFFGE from the coding sequence ATGACGAACAAAGAGCTGGCTCAAAAGCTGCTGGACCTTTTGGGCGGTAAAGACAACGTGCTCGCAAACGCGGCGTGCATGACGCGCCTGCGCGTGACCGTCAAAGACACGGGCAACGTCGACACGGAGGGCATTAAGGCACTCGACGGCGTGATGGGCCTGGTCGAGGACGACACGATGCAGATTGTGTTGGGTCCGGGCAAGGTGAATAAGGTGCTCGAGGAGTTCTCCAAGCTCACCGGCCTTGCGAAAGGCGTTGCTGACGAGAGCGTGGTTGACGCTGCGGCCACGAACAAGGCCGCGCAGAAGGCCAAGTACGAGTCCAAGCCGGTTCAGGCCTTCCTCAAGAAGATTTCCAATGTCTTCGTCGCCCTGCTTCCCGGCATCATTGCGGCTGGCCTCATCAACGGTATCTGCAACGTCATTAACGTCTCGACGGCAGGCGCGCTTGCAGGCGAGTGGTGGTACCAGGGCATTCGTTCCATGGGCTGGGCCCTGTTTGCCTATCTGCCCATCTTGGTGGGCTATAACGCGGCACGTGAGTTTGGTGGCTCCGCTGCGCTGGGCGGCATCGCCGGCATGATGTGTATCGCCAACAGTGCCATGCCCCTGCTTGCGCCTGGCGCGGCTGATCCTGCCACTGCCATTCTGCTGCCGCTCACCAATGCGCAGTACAACCCCGCAGCGGGCGGCATGATCGCGGCTCTCATCGCTGGTGCATTTTTTGCCTGGATGGAGCGTCAGATTCGCAAGGTTATGCCCAACGCACTCGACACGTTCCTGTCCCCGCTGCTGGTGCTCATCATCGGCGCCTTTGCTCTGATGCTCGTCATCCAGCCGGTTGGCGCATGGCTGACGACTGCCATCTTTAGCGTTTTGACCTTTATCTTCGAGAAGTTGGGCGTCCTGGGCGGCTATATCCTGTCGGCAGGCTTCTTGCCGCTGGTGTCCGTCGGCCTGCATCAGGCGCTCACGCCGATCCACGCTATGCTCAACGATCCCGACGGCGCTACCAAGGGTATCAATTACCTGCTTCCCATCCTTATGATGGCTGGCGGCGGCCAGGTCGGTGCCGGTTTGGCGCTGTACTTTAAGACCAAGAACGCCAAGCTCAAGAAGTACGTCGCCGAGTCCATCCCCGTTGGAATCCTGGGTGTGGGCGAGCCTCTGATGTATGCTGTTACGCTGCCGCTCGTTCGTCCGTTTGTGACGGCCTGCCTGGGTGCCGGATTTGGCGGCGCGCTCGCGGCGCTGCTTCACATCGGCACGGTTTCTCAGGGCGTTTCCGGTCTGTTTGGCCTGCTGATCGTCGTTCCTGGCCAGCAGCTCGGCTACGTTGCCGCTATGCTGCTTGCCTATGCCGCCGGCTTTGTCCTGACGTGGTTCTTTGGCGTCGACGAGCAGAAGATCAACGAGTTCTTTGGCGAGTAG
- a CDS encoding VanZ family protein produces MARVKQIIGWTAIVLFAVTLTGIWVLTEQNAVETSLLSESTARVVEGQATGVQAADATGEAQTENGMTGGADSAASNVRSGRLASVRMWVGTNVRRVAHTVEFFFVGLFASVVVVCFSRRPWSVCSRCVPVLLFCAACSVGDQVHKIFVPGRHFDVIDLGFDAAGYVTAMLLVLLAAALVRHVTRPIGAHARR; encoded by the coding sequence TTGGCACGCGTAAAACAAATAATCGGATGGACCGCGATCGTTCTGTTCGCTGTAACGCTGACGGGCATCTGGGTGCTGACGGAGCAAAATGCGGTAGAGACGTCGTTGCTGAGCGAGTCCACCGCGCGTGTGGTGGAGGGTCAGGCTACGGGCGTTCAGGCTGCCGATGCCACGGGTGAAGCTCAGACGGAGAACGGAATGACCGGGGGCGCCGATTCGGCTGCCTCGAATGTCCGGTCTGGCCGACTTGCTTCCGTTCGCATGTGGGTGGGCACAAACGTCCGTCGCGTTGCCCATACCGTAGAATTTTTCTTCGTCGGATTGTTCGCCTCGGTGGTCGTGGTTTGCTTTTCCAGGCGTCCGTGGAGCGTATGCTCCCGTTGCGTGCCCGTATTGCTCTTTTGCGCCGCCTGCTCCGTTGGCGATCAGGTACATAAGATCTTTGTCCCCGGCAGGCATTTCGACGTTATCGATTTAGGATTCGATGCTGCGGGCTATGTCACCGCCATGCTGTTGGTATTGCTGGCAGCGGCGTTGGTGCGCCATGTGACTCGGCCGATCGGCGCCCATGCGAGGCGCTAG
- a CDS encoding arsenate reductase family protein, which translates to MTVLFVEYPKCSTCKKAKAWLDEHGVEYIDRDIVLDNPTADELATWVARSGLPVRRFFNSSGMKYRELGLKARLDAGMTDRECYELLATDGMLVKRPLLVGDDFAIPGFREAAWTEVLL; encoded by the coding sequence ATGACCGTACTGTTTGTTGAATATCCCAAGTGCTCGACCTGTAAGAAGGCCAAGGCATGGCTGGACGAACATGGGGTAGAGTATATCGATCGCGATATCGTTTTGGACAATCCCACGGCTGATGAGCTTGCGACCTGGGTTGCTCGTTCGGGGCTGCCGGTGCGGCGTTTCTTTAATTCGTCGGGCATGAAATATCGAGAGCTGGGCCTGAAGGCGCGTCTGGATGCGGGCATGACGGATCGGGAGTGCTACGAGCTGCTGGCGACCGACGGCATGCTGGTCAAGCGTCCGCTGCTGGTGGGCGACGACTTTGCGATTCCCGGCTTTAGGGAAGCGGCCTGGACCGAGGTACTGTTGTAG
- the murQ gene encoding N-acetylmuramic acid 6-phosphate etherase gives MLDLTKFTTEQRNQRSMDLDTMTSLQIVTTMNDEDLRAVQSVTKVLPQVATAIDWAAEALERGGRVFYMGAGTSGRLGVLDASECPPTFGVSPDLIVGLIAGGETAFIKAVEGAEDSEELGASDLRERGLSDKDLVVGLAASGRTPYVVGGLVYAKATGCKTIAIACNQGSKIGESADLAIEPVPGPEVLTGSTRLKAGTVQKLILNMISTGAMVKIGKVYQNLMVDVQQTNEKLVVRGQNIVMEATGCTRECAVQALADTGGHVKTAIVSVLLDCDAEQAAVALERARGHVRAAVSGHEKSNADAQ, from the coding sequence ATGCTCGATTTAACAAAATTCACGACCGAACAGCGTAATCAAAGGTCAATGGACCTCGATACGATGACATCGCTGCAAATCGTCACGACGATGAACGATGAGGATCTTCGTGCCGTCCAGTCAGTCACGAAAGTGCTGCCCCAGGTTGCCACGGCAATCGACTGGGCTGCCGAGGCGCTCGAGCGCGGCGGGCGCGTCTTTTACATGGGCGCAGGCACCAGCGGTCGTCTGGGCGTACTCGACGCTTCGGAGTGTCCACCCACGTTTGGCGTGTCACCCGATCTGATTGTCGGGCTCATTGCCGGAGGCGAGACGGCGTTTATCAAGGCTGTCGAAGGTGCCGAAGACAGCGAGGAGCTTGGCGCGAGCGACTTGCGGGAGCGTGGACTCTCGGACAAGGACCTTGTCGTTGGCCTGGCGGCAAGCGGTCGTACTCCTTATGTGGTGGGCGGCCTTGTGTATGCCAAGGCAACTGGGTGCAAGACCATTGCAATTGCCTGTAACCAAGGGTCGAAGATCGGGGAGAGCGCAGATCTTGCCATTGAGCCCGTGCCCGGTCCCGAGGTGCTGACCGGCTCAACGAGGCTCAAGGCGGGAACGGTTCAAAAGCTCATTCTCAACATGATTTCGACCGGTGCCATGGTCAAGATCGGCAAGGTATACCAAAACCTGATGGTCGATGTGCAGCAGACGAACGAGAAGTTGGTGGTGCGCGGCCAGAACATCGTGATGGAGGCGACCGGCTGCACGCGCGAGTGCGCTGTTCAGGCGCTTGCAGATACCGGCGGCCACGTAAAAACCGCTATTGTCTCGGTGCTGCTGGACTGCGATGCCGAGCAGGCCGCGGTGGCTCTTGAGCGGGCGCGAGGCCATGTCCGTGCTGCGGTGAGTGGCCATGAGAAGAGCAATGCCGATGCCCAATAG
- the smpB gene encoding SsrA-binding protein SmpB yields the protein MPSKRERKLISKNRSAHHEYFIDETFECGIELSGTEVKSIRERACQITDTFALIRGGECWLVGLHIHPYSHGGVWNRDPDRRRRLLLHRKEIDFLDGKLRNRGYALVPLELYFNTDGRVKLLLGLGRGKKLYDKREDMAKRDVQREIDRALKERNR from the coding sequence ATGCCCAGTAAGCGCGAGCGCAAGCTCATTTCCAAGAATCGCTCGGCGCATCACGAGTACTTTATCGATGAGACATTTGAGTGTGGCATTGAACTGAGCGGCACCGAGGTCAAGTCGATTCGCGAGCGCGCCTGCCAGATCACCGATACCTTCGCGCTGATCCGCGGCGGGGAGTGCTGGCTCGTCGGCCTGCATATCCACCCCTATAGCCATGGTGGCGTGTGGAATCGCGATCCCGACCGTCGGCGTCGTCTGCTGCTGCACCGCAAGGAGATCGACTTTCTTGACGGCAAACTTCGCAACCGTGGTTATGCGCTGGTTCCGTTGGAGCTCTACTTTAATACCGACGGCCGCGTAAAGCTGCTGCTGGGTCTGGGTCGCGGCAAGAAGCTCTACGACAAGCGCGAGGACATGGCCAAGCGTGATGTTCAACGCGAGATCGACCGCGCCCTCAAAGAGCGCAATCGCTGA
- a CDS encoding recombinase family protein, giving the protein MATVYGYARVSSRDQNLNRQLDALGAYGVGSANIYADHASGKDFDRPRYRELLHVLGDGDVLVVLSIDRLGRNYSEILEEWRRITKELGVAIVVLDMPLLDTRVRASGAPDVTNTLIADIVLQLLSYVAQVERENIHRRQAEGIAAARARGVRFGRPRKPCPPQFELVRDSYEAGDITRSQAAKCLGVCVGTFDRWMREAG; this is encoded by the coding sequence ATGGCGACGGTGTACGGTTATGCGCGGGTGAGTTCGCGCGATCAGAACCTTAATCGGCAGCTGGATGCGCTGGGCGCCTATGGCGTGGGCTCGGCGAATATTTATGCCGACCATGCGAGCGGCAAGGACTTCGATCGACCGCGTTATCGCGAGCTGCTGCACGTCCTGGGAGACGGGGACGTACTGGTGGTGCTTTCTATCGACCGACTTGGCCGTAATTACTCCGAGATTCTTGAGGAATGGCGACGCATTACCAAGGAGCTCGGGGTTGCCATTGTGGTGTTGGACATGCCATTGCTTGACACGCGCGTCAGGGCCAGCGGCGCGCCGGATGTGACCAACACCCTGATTGCCGATATTGTGCTGCAACTGCTGAGCTACGTGGCGCAGGTGGAGCGCGAGAATATCCATCGGCGCCAGGCGGAGGGGATTGCAGCGGCGCGAGCGCGAGGGGTCCGTTTCGGTCGACCTCGCAAGCCGTGCCCTCCTCAGTTTGAGCTGGTGCGCGATAGCTATGAGGCAGGCGATATTACCCGCAGCCAGGCAGCAAAGTGCTTGGGTGTGTGCGTGGGGACGTTCGATCGCTGGATGCGCGAGGCGGGGTAG
- a CDS encoding MurR/RpiR family transcriptional regulator, translating to MANGLLLRLRERELSASPAERNVIAYVSAHPHEVVGLSVRGLADVTFSSPSSILRFCKRLGFAGYKEFQRELIAELALLGDKKDVALEDISMDDSVERIVGKVMKSNVRTIEATARTLDYTVLERCAARLKRARAVNLFGIGASRLVAHDLAQKLMRVDKECHLYDDWHDQLLCAKNMHEGDMAIAFSYSGLTQEVLDCTAEAQRHNCPVVAVTKVDGSSKLATMADAVLGVAASEPLVRSGAMASRMAQLMVVDALYAAYVASDYERATHVIKQNYIEKQER from the coding sequence ATGGCAAACGGATTGCTTTTGCGGCTTCGCGAGCGTGAGCTCAGCGCGAGCCCGGCGGAACGCAATGTCATCGCATATGTAAGCGCTCATCCGCACGAGGTGGTCGGGCTGTCCGTCCGCGGTCTTGCCGATGTCACGTTCTCCTCGCCCTCGAGCATTTTGCGCTTTTGCAAGCGTTTGGGTTTTGCGGGCTACAAGGAGTTCCAGCGCGAACTGATTGCCGAGCTGGCGCTCTTAGGTGACAAGAAAGACGTAGCCCTCGAGGACATCTCCATGGATGACAGCGTCGAACGTATCGTGGGGAAGGTGATGAAAAGCAACGTGCGCACGATTGAGGCGACGGCGCGAACGCTCGATTACACCGTCTTGGAGCGATGCGCGGCCCGTCTTAAGCGGGCACGCGCGGTCAATCTGTTCGGTATTGGTGCCTCTCGTTTGGTCGCGCACGACCTAGCGCAAAAGCTCATGCGTGTCGACAAAGAGTGCCATCTGTACGACGACTGGCATGATCAGCTCTTATGTGCCAAGAACATGCATGAGGGCGATATGGCAATCGCCTTTAGCTACTCGGGCTTGACGCAAGAGGTGCTGGACTGCACCGCCGAGGCTCAACGTCACAACTGTCCCGTTGTGGCCGTTACCAAAGTAGATGGATCATCCAAGCTTGCCACCATGGCCGATGCCGTGCTCGGCGTCGCTGCGAGTGAACCCTTGGTCCGCAGCGGTGCCATGGCTTCGCGTATGGCCCAGCTTATGGTTGTCGATGCCCTGTACGCTGCTTACGTTGCCAGCGACTACGAACGGGCGACGCATGTCATTAAGCAAAACTACATCGAGAAACAGGAAAGATGA
- a CDS encoding MupG family TIM beta-alpha barrel fold protein has product MKTGISIYLSSPLQDIERTIERGAAASARYAFTSLHIPEDGGAAYADKVRHVLSLLSARGIALIADVGPRTCDLLGLERIEDLRDLGLEYLRLDYGFSAQRVAELSGVFRIVVNASTVSSDEIASWREAGADVTRFAACHNFYPKPYTGLALEDIARVNLRLAALGFEIMAFVPGDANVRGPVFEGLPTVEAQRGRASKVALNMLELAHGADCDIVLVGDPDLSDAGWAQFAQVSAGYVDLQCELEPGYAYVRGQIHHDRPDSSVLIFRSQESRTTLKPDSVPTDAGAGLPRKAGSIAVSNSGYGRYEGELEIARVDLPGDERMNVAGHITPEAMELLPFIKRGFGVRFV; this is encoded by the coding sequence GTGAAAACGGGTATTTCGATTTATCTTTCCAGCCCTTTGCAGGATATTGAGCGGACGATTGAGCGTGGTGCCGCGGCGAGTGCGCGCTATGCGTTCACCTCGCTGCATATTCCCGAGGATGGGGGAGCGGCGTATGCCGATAAGGTCCGTCATGTGCTGTCGCTGCTTTCCGCCCGCGGCATTGCGCTCATTGCCGATGTGGGGCCTCGCACGTGCGATTTGCTCGGGCTTGAGCGCATCGAGGACCTGCGCGATCTGGGGTTGGAATACCTTCGTTTGGACTATGGCTTTAGCGCCCAGCGGGTCGCGGAGCTGTCCGGTGTATTTCGCATTGTGGTCAATGCATCGACAGTGAGTTCTGATGAAATCGCATCGTGGCGTGAGGCCGGTGCCGATGTGACTCGTTTTGCCGCCTGCCACAATTTTTACCCCAAGCCTTATACCGGTTTAGCTCTGGAGGACATTGCTCGGGTGAATCTTCGTCTTGCGGCGCTTGGATTCGAAATCATGGCTTTTGTGCCGGGTGATGCTAACGTTCGCGGGCCGGTATTCGAGGGACTGCCGACGGTCGAGGCACAGCGCGGTCGCGCGTCAAAGGTTGCCCTCAATATGCTTGAGCTTGCACATGGCGCCGATTGCGACATTGTGTTGGTCGGCGACCCCGATCTATCCGATGCGGGCTGGGCGCAGTTTGCTCAAGTTTCCGCCGGATACGTGGACCTGCAATGCGAGCTTGAGCCCGGTTATGCCTATGTGCGCGGGCAGATTCATCACGACCGGCCCGACTCGAGTGTCCTCATCTTTAGGTCTCAGGAGTCACGTACGACGCTTAAGCCGGATTCCGTGCCGACGGATGCCGGAGCCGGCCTGCCGCGAAAGGCGGGGTCGATCGCTGTGAGCAATAGCGGATATGGGCGCTACGAAGGCGAGCTTGAGATTGCGCGGGTCGATCTTCCCGGTGACGAGCGCATGAACGTTGCGGGCCATATCACGCCCGAGGCAATGGAGCTACTGCCGTTCATCAAACGCGGATTCGGGGTACGGTTCGTTTAG